AATAATATGTTGCCATAtataagtaagaaaaaaaagtaaaaaatatttaaaaaataaagtacaaGGGGATGTTAGCTCCTTGATAacctttttttgtattaaatctTGCGTTTTCTTAACATGCCACACAAGCATGCTGAACAATAAACACATCTGTCACAACGTATATACATCGCAACTGAATTTTAGagtcaaacaaaaatataatttattcgATTATCCAAATCACTAGAAGAAATTATCCTCGAACATCAACTAGAAAGAATAATTAGTTGCTATAGTATTAAACCCATTAGAAAGCACAATTGCAGCAACCAGCCCTTCAATTTTGCAAGGGCAAAGGTTCCACCAGAACTTGTAGGTAGAGGAACACAATCTCCCATGTATAAAATATAGTTCAATAACTGACGAAAATAGTAAACACATTTCCACATTCAAGAGATTTTCAATGCCGTTCACATAAACGCAATAAGAAATAAAGGCACGCAAGAGATAAATTTCTTGGAGTACGAACGTCTAATGACTGAAAAGAGTTAGTTGTCTTCAAAAACAGGTTTTAGCCTCAGAAATAGAGCGAAGGATGGTATGGATTAGTTCTTGGTATTTTATAAGAATAACCTCAAAACGTTAACAGGTAAAATGTACCTCCTCCACAGAATTATTAAAGGCTGCTAATAGCTGCATCTGTTCAAGTAATAATATCGAGAGTGTCGATGGTATGGAAGAGATGGATTTTGAAACACGCGTAACCCAGAGCCATAGGTCCAACTCCACACTCAGCACCTGAAAAAAAGGAGTCTTCACTGTTAGAACAAATAGAATTTAAAGAGCACAAAATTGAGAACCAGCAAAGGAAAGGATTTATTTTGCAAAAAGCCAGTTTTTTTCTTgacagagaaaacaaaaaacttcgTATGTTTACTGATCAGAAAAAAAGACTGATAATTAATAGGGTTAGATCTACAAAAGCATCAATCTTCTgaaatatagtatatatatataatggcaGAAGGCAGACtgaagttatttattttttatttttcaaaaatttgcGGATTAACTATCAAATATGACCCAAGATGAAAATTGTTAGGGAAGCAGATGCAGAATATTTGAAACCATCACTAATGCTGCaggattttttccaaaataccAATAAATGGGTGCTGCCATTCTTCTCCTCTTGTATATTAAAGAAAATGCCTATCATGAGTGTGGTCAAAAGTATTATATGAAGATTGTTCCCAGAAAAGTtacataaaacttaaaatatttatagaaattACATTGGTCAATATATACATTTACAAAATATGGCATCACAGTCAGATTTCTTCCCCTGGAGATCACAAGTTCAAATTCCAGCAGGAAGTAGAGCAATCATTCTCCATTTATGTGTAACCAATATAAAACTCTACAGTATGCagacagaaaaatatttttttttaaaaaaaatagctgtCAGTTCCACCATACCTGTTTTCCTAATTTTACACTAATCAGGTCCCTCATTTTCTCCACAGCATATATGGAACAGGCTCGTAATTCAACTTCCTCCTCACTTCCTGAAACTATTTCTTTATTAGACTCAATTATGCTGGCAAGGGTTGAAACTATATTTAGCACACCAAGCTTCCCGCAGCATAGCTTTTTGGGGACAATATAGTCCGCAAATATAGTGATTGAGCTAATGTCATTGAAATCTCCATATCCTTGGCCTTTGAAAGCACCATATAGATCAGCAGCAAATATCTGAGCTCTTTTATACAAGAATATCTGGTGGCCTTTGTAAACAGAGTGGTCTCGAAAGCCTGAAACATCCCAGTTGTGTACAATCATTGTTTAAGTATCCTTGCAAGTTAACTGTAGTATCTTCACATAAAACCATGTCAAGATACATATCTATTGAATTGGAGTTGATGATGAAAAACTGTAAAAAATTACCAGGAAAGTGACTGGCTATAGTGGCAACAAGCTTTGCAGCTGATCTCCCACAGGACTCCACTAGATTTGATGCTTTACCCCCAAAACTTCTTTCCAGCTCAAAACCAACCTATATCAAGAAGTTTACTGATATCAAACGACTTTTTAGATCACAACACTAAGAAATTGAATGAGATTAGATGCAGATTGATACCAATCAACTCAAAGACTAAGATATTTGCATAATAAtcctcaaaaaaattaatatggaaacaatattaattggaaaataattcTAAGTGAAAAGGTAACCTCATGCAGCAGACGAACTCGTTCGTCCTCCAGAGGAAGTGGTCGGGGCCACTTTAACAAGTTGCGTAATTGAAGACCTGGCAACAAGAATTGTGCTCTttcaatatttatcaaaaaaacatatacCCTATACTGCAAAAAGTTTGGTAGACATTGTATCCAGAAAATGCGTTTAagaaacattaattatttttaataaaaaaagggaaatagAAAAGGTCAatgattaaaacttaaaaattaattcccTCATctagaaattagaaattaaatatgttCAGGGCACTTTGAGAAGGAGCAGGAATGAATGTTGAAAGATTGATTCCTTCAAGTGGACATCAGATTAAACCCTAGTTCCAGTATAGTGCTTGCTGCTCAActgaatttaaatttcatgcAATGCCGAAGACAAATACCACATTTAGAATGTTAAACCATATGCATCATATATTCAGCTTTAATACCCTTGAATAGCAACTTCTACATTAAGAATTTAGACTGCCATGAATAGAGAGACAATCAATAAGTTAAAGGCACCAGTGAAATTCAATTTGCTTGTGAGTCTTCAATACTTCCCCCAATCTTTTTATGGAAGTCTcaatccctttttctttttccttcaatccaaatattttttgaaatctgaGAAGGagctcattatatatatataagtgtaAATGTAGCATTATGTGCTTGCAATCATTTAAAAAGCAGTGCATATATAAAACGATTCAATCCAACATTTCAAAAGAAGTGCAATTACCGGTGAACTTTTGCAGATGGTCAGCATCAAATACAGATTTGTCATTTTTCCAAAAGCCTCTTTTAACCCGAAgccaaaatcatcataatttaAGTTCttgtctataaaaaaaaatcacaaaacatatGATCAAATcgaaagaagagaaagattaACCAAGCAAACCACAGAAACTTTGTATcaaatatctcaaaaaaaaaaaaaaacaatccaggGGATTCTAGATGGCATTCAAATAAGTTGGCTACataggataattttaaaaagcgaaaatatttaataacattttaaGCTGAAACTAAAGaataagatagaaaaaaaaaaaaaaaaattcgctGGCTGCCTTGCCTTTCCATCAATTAAGAGGACAATTAAGCATCTTGAAGCAATGTTTTTAACATAGGAACCAATCAATCTCCTGAACAATGAAGTAACAAAAGCCAAAATACAGACATGCAGAGCAATGAAGTAACAAATTTACAGGGTTCCCaagcaaagaagaaagaaataccAGGCCAAAAGCAAAAATTGAGCGTGTCCAAAACAAAGAGGTACTGAACGGTGAGAGGTCCGCTGTCAAAATAATGAATCCCTTCAAAATCCCACTCTATTTTCGGAATCTTATCTTGAATATTCTCCACTACTTTCTCTAACCCTGCATGCCAAACCACAAACATtcatcaattcttttattttcttttataataaaaaaaaagaaaaaaaaaaagaaagaaagtgtgACATCGTTAAGGGCGGACCTGCAGAGTCGACAACAACGTGAGAGGAGCGGTTGGCGACGAAGGCAGCGGTTGCTTTGACCTGGTCCATAGCTGTCCCGAATGCACTGCAccggctgctgctgctgcgttTGACAGTACCAACCCTAGTAGGTAGATACTATAAAATAACCCAAAGGAAGTGTTCCGGTTGTCAAAggtttacttcttctttttttaagtataaattTTCCGTCTGGAATAcaggatataatttattaaattttacgTTCGTTTTTAGAAACAATActgtaaaaaattcaatatcaattaaaatgtaaattatattaaaaatatctttactGTCAGACACAAAATACCATAATACTTTATAATTAGAGGGTCAGATAGGAGATTATGTTTGCATGTGAACCAAATACAAGTGCATGTTCTTAACTATTTCCACGGATGGTCGCTTTCCACCTTCGTGGTGTGGACTTTGGTCGTCTCCTCTGTCTCTGGATTGCGTTTAGACCATTAATTTTTCCCTCGTCATCCGTGTTTTGGTTTTCACGTGAAGCCTGTAGACCATAGAGTGGACCAGTTCCACTTTCTTCCAGGTTCTTCGtagtttctgttttttaaattattttgtatttaaaaaaatataaattaatttttaggtattttttatattgttctatatgatgcaaaaaatatatttatttttaattatttttaattaaaaatacttttaaaactatCATACAcaacaatatcaaatacattttagtagtatttgggattaaatatatgatatttttttaaaatgtttttcatataaaaatactataaaataatgtttttacatatatatatatatatatataatgttatcatatcaaaacaattaaaaaaaaatattaatttgatttttttagaaaacactcaaaattttaataaaatgtgAATCAACGCGCTCCCAAACAATACCTTCACCAAGCCTTTGGTAGAATCCAGAATTTTTTACTCCTCTTTGAAAAAGTAGTgtatcaaatcatttttttccgTAAAACATTAAAGGAGTAGAAGATACTTTCCAAAACAcggtgaaaattaaaataacataccaaaaactataataaaataattatataatagatGTGAACCCATGCTATGTAATgggtctatatttttttcataaaaaataatatttagatagaagaaagaaaaaaaaactctaccCCATGTTATAACCCTAAATGGTCAAAtaaattggtttaatttt
This Populus alba chromosome 7, ASM523922v2, whole genome shotgun sequence DNA region includes the following protein-coding sequences:
- the LOC140955815 gene encoding uncharacterized protein; this translates as MDQVKATAAFVANRSSHVVVDSAGLEKVVENIQDKIPKIEWDFEGIHYFDSGPLTVQYLFVLDTLNFCFWPDKNLNYDDFGFGLKEAFGKMTNLYLMLTICKSSPVGFELERSFGGKASNLVESCGRSAAKLVATIASHFPGFRDHSVYKGHQIFLYKRAQIFAADLYGAFKGQGYGDFNDISSITIFADYIVPKKLCCGKLGVLNIVSTLASIIESNKEIVSGSEEEVELRACSIYAVEKMRDLISVKLGKQVWWN